The following DNA comes from Castor canadensis chromosome 4, mCasCan1.hap1v2, whole genome shotgun sequence.
GTGCAGAGCCACTGTGTCATCGATGAGCGGACTGATGTCTGGGTGAGGAGCATGGGTGGGAACCTGGGTGGAGAGGGGTGCAGTTCTGTACATACTGTGGAGTTAGAGGGGAGGAGGCCTTTGGTTTCTCTTGCATGGAGCCTGGAACCTGTTTATCCCCATACCCCTCACTTCCTTCCTAGAAACTGTCACTGTACTCAGTTCGTCAGGAAGTGGTCTAATGCCTGCCGCTGAACTGGGTGGGTACAGCTTAGGCAGTGCCTAAGCAAGGGCTGCAGAGGCCTCCAGCTAACCGCAGTTTCTCTGGGCTCTGGCAGTGCCACATGGCTGAGGGTGGTGTAATCCTTTTAGCTTATGTAGTCTCCTTTCACCACAGCAGTTAAGGGGAGAGATGTCACTTCCATGTTCCCTTTCCAGAGATTAACCAAGTTGTGCTCAGTCCCTAGGCTGTGTGCTTTATGCCATGATGTTTGGAGAAGGCCCTTATGACATGGTGTTCCAGAAGGGTGACAGTGTGGCCCTTGCTGTGCAAAACCAACTCAGCATTCCGCAAAGCCCTAGGTGAGTGAGCACTAAAAGGGGCACCAAACATTTCAGACACTTCCCTAGGATTAGCTGAGTTGGAGTCTTAGCAAGGGGGCTAGGTGTCCTCCAGTTACCCTGCCCCCTTTCCCTCCATAGGCATTCCTCAGCCCTGCGGCAGCTGCTGACCTCCATGATGATTGTAGACTCCCAGGAGCGCCCTCACATTCCTGTCCTCCTCAGTCAGTTGGAGGCACTTCAGCCCTCAGCTCCTGGCCAGCACACCACCCAAATCTGAATAGACCAGTGGCCATGTTGAGAAGATAGCCCCCTATGCCTTGGAAAGAGGCTCTTATTCCTCATTAGAATCCCATCCATTCTACCCAGGACTCTTTACATCTCGGGGGGTAGGGGGTAGGGCGTAGGGAAATGGGGAAAGTGTTCTCAGTTATGTCTGCTCTTCTCTCATCCTCAACCTAAGCAACGGGCCTAAGGGTGGGATGAGGAAAAGTGAAACTGAAAAAATATGGTACACAGCTCTGAGCTGGACTGCTGGGCTCACATCATGTTCTGCCTCCCAATCTGGGTGCACGAAAATGTATAAACAGAATAAAGTGAAAGCAGGTTGGTGTGCATCTTGGTGTCGACGTATGGAGGAGGGAAGCATGGGGCCCAGAGTCAGGTTGCCATTTCCACAGGAACGGCCCAGGAAAGGGACTGGTATAATCAGCAATGATGGACTTCATTATTCCATTTAAGGAAGCAGATGTTCTTACTTGAGATCTGGCTAGTTGGCAGTGGGCAGTTCTACTTGCCTTAGACAAAAACTTAAATCTCCTCTGGCTTTTACCTGTGCCAAGAACTAGGACCAGGGCCCCCTTAAAGCACTTAACTagttctctccttccttcattcccaGGGATGGGTAGCTTAGTTGAAGCAGCCCAGCAGGTTTGCCAGGCCAAGGAACTCTGGGTGGAGACACCTGAGGAAGCTTTGGGACTACATAATAGGTCTCCCATCCTCAGCCTGGGGTAAGGGGAGTGGAGCTGGTGGCCATTTTGACCCTGTCTCCCTGATAATTCTGGCTTACACATGGTTAATAATTAATGAGGTTAATGCTGTGTGGCTGTATCCAACAGCCACTTCCTGCCTGCTCTGCTGAGTAAACAGATGCCTTGCCTTAGCTGGGCTTGAAACCTGTTCTCGAAGGAAGGGCACTGTGTCCCTGAATCACTAGGGAGGGAAGGCAAGGACAGGGTTGCACCTCCTGCCCCACCTCAACCATGCCCACCCCTACATGCTGACGTTAGAGTAGGTCCTGGGGTGCCTATTAGCAAAGTTGAATTTTTCCCCAGGGCCTAGACAGGAGGCTCCCACCAGCTAGCATGGAGGCTAAGGACGAAATAAAGCACAAACAGAGGGGAGACAACCTGACTTTTAATGGCATAGCCCTAGCCCCAGCAAAGCAGCAAGACAGTAAGCTATGCAAAGCTGCTTGTTCCCGCCCATCCCCCAAGCTTATGTGCCATGGCTCCATGCCCAGgaacttgaggccagcccagccccGTTCCCAAACCCTCATAAAGCACACAGGAACCTGGGCCAAGCCTTGCTTCCAGAGTTGGTGAATGCAGAAGCAACAGAAGAATATAGTAGCAGTCCAACTCTCCAACACAGAAACTGCTGGACATCAAGCCCTACTTGGAAGATTTGTATCCTTCAGTAGTTTGTGGCTAGACAGACATGCTCAGGATTTGGTCCTCATTTTCTCCCTATCCTGGGTGCCATAAGACCTCACATTAAGGTCCCTGGAATCATCCTTCTTGGGCCTGGTAAGGCCCCTGGCAAGTCTCACTTTCAGCCATGGAAGGGAAAAGGGTCATAAGCAGCAAGTGGAGACAGCAGCAaaagcagtagcagcagcagctcAAGCATTCACAGAGGGGACAAGAAACCGTGCAAGAGACTGTTTATTTCGAAAGGATTTTGCAATAAACATAGTGAATCGGCTCTAGACAGCTGTctattcttctccctcctcctcgtCCTCATAGGAGTCGATGCCTACTTCCTCATAATCCTTCTCCAGGGCAGCCATATCCTCCCGGGCCTCAGAGAACTCGCCCTCCTCCATGCCCTCACCCACGTACCAGTGTACAAAAGCCCTCTTGGCATACATCAGGTCGAACTTGTGGTCCAGGCGGGCCCAGGCCTCAGCAATGGCGGTCGTGTTGCTCAGCATGCACACAGCACGCTGCACCTTGGCCAGGTCACCCCCAGGCACCACAGTGGGAGGCTGGTAGTTGATACCAACCTTGAAGCCCGTGGGGCACCAGTCCACAAACTGGATGCTGCGCTTGGTCTTGATGGCAGCTATGGCGGCGTTGACGTCCTTGGGCACCACATCTCCACGGTACAGCAGGCAGCAGGCCATGTACTTGCCGTGCCGTGGGTCACACTTCACCATCTGGTTGGCAGGCTCAAAGCACGCATTGGTAATCTCTGCCACTGACAGCTGCTCGTGGTAAGCCTTCTCTGCAGAGATGACTGGTGCATAGGTGGCCAGGGGGAAGTGGATGCGAGGGTAGGGCAccaggttggtctggaactcTGTCAGGTCCACGTTGAGGGCCCCATCAAAGCGCAGGGAAGCTGTGATGGAGGAGACGATTTGGCTGATGAGGCGGTTGAGGTTGGTGTATGTTGGGCGCTCGATGTCCAGGTTGCGGCGACAGATGTCATAGATGGCCTCGTTGTCCACCATGAAGGCACAGTCTGAGTGCTCCAGGGTGGTGTGGGTAGTTAAGATGGAGTTGTAGGGCTCGACCACAGCTGTGGACACCTGGGGGGCTGGGTAGATAGAGAACTCCAGCTTGGATTTCTTGCCATAGTCAACAGAGAGCCGCTCCATCAAGAGGGAGGTGAAGCCAGAGCCGGTGCCCCCTCCAAAGCTGTGGAACACCAGGAAACCCTGAAGTCCTGTGCACTGGTCAGACTGAAAGGCAAGAAAGAGCACTGTAGGTAGGGGAGGAGCCTGATGAACTTTCTCCCCATGATGCCTAAAATATCTCAGAAGTCAGGACAAAAACTGGGTATCTCATAGCAGCATAGCATTCTAGAACATATACAGTTAGAGATGAGCCACTAAAAAGGATCTGAAAAATATGTTTCTGATCATTAAGTCCTCCCTGCCAGGCCAAATTCTCACCAGCTTGCGGATCCGATCTAGTACGGGGTCGATGATCTCTTTGCCGATGGTGTAGTGACCACGGGCATAGTTGTTAGCGGCATCTTCTTTCCCAGTGATGAGCTGCTCTGGGTGGAACAGCTGTCGGTAGGGACCATTTCGGATTTCATCTGGAAGGGAATAAACCTTTTGCTAGGGCAAAAGTCAAAAGGCTGTGCCCAGCAGGGACCTTCCCACCCAGCATGGTAGCTGCAGCCAAATATATGGAAGAGTTAACTCTTCTGTCAGCCTAAGCTACTAGAGTGTGAGAGAAACCCTGCCACGGCCCATGCCAGCCTGAGATCAGCATCCCTTCTTCAGCTTCCAATGGGGCTAGAAGTTTTCAGGGCCAGGAAAACCGGTCTAGACACCCCCTCAAGAGAAACAGTGTCCACCTCCCTCCAATGTGCCTCCCCTCTCCTCACCAATTACAGTGGGCTCCAGATCCACAAATACTGCCCGAGGCACATGCTTTCCAGCACCAGTTTCACAGAAGAATGTGGTGAAGGAGTCATCCCCTCCACCAATGGTCTTGTCACTGGGCATCTGCCCATCAGGCTGAATCCCATGTTCCAGGCAGTAAAGCTCCCAGCAGGCATTGCCCATCTGGACACCTGCCTGACCCACATGGACTGAGATGCATTCACGCTAAGGGATAAAGAGAGGGATCACAACATAAGTGCCACATCCACAAGTCCTCACTTCACAagcctctctctcccaccctagCACCTACCAGCTAGGATGACTCAGTTGGCTTGAGGCTGGCAGAGGTCAGAAAGAGGCTGGCAGCCTCCCCAGGTTCCCCTGCACAGGACTCCCCAAATTGGAGGTACCCAGTCAAGCAGGCCAACCCCTTAGCCTTCTTCTTGTTGAGGAATTTGTATGGTGAGAACTGTGACTCTGCATGACCCTTCCACAGTCACAGGACACTCAAGGAGGACAAAGAGGGCACGTGCATATGAGACAGGCAGATGCCTGAGTAACTAAGAATAAGCGACTTTCCAGCTGTTCCCAATCTGTTCTGCCCACAAACCTGGCTTTTAGAGCGCTTAAGAAGAGACAGGTTTTCCAGAGTTTACAGCCACAGGCCACCCCACTTGGGGTGAGAATGAACAACTAGAATTGCCTACAAccttctccccttcttccctGTGGGCAAAAATGTTTTTCAGCCTTCCAATCTGGCATCAGCTGACCACACCGGTTATCAGGATGCCCTCTCCTCTACACCTTTAAATCCCATCTGGCTCTGGAGATTAATTCCATCTggctcctctccccacctccacccccacactCTGCGTGGCTTCACCACCTTCATCCACCGCGTCAGCCCGCACAGAATTAGCAGCAATAATGCTGGTAAGCGGAGACCGGAGACCGCAGGGCGGGCAATAAAGGTTGTGAGTCCTGGGCCACTTGCAGCCTTAGGCTGGGTCCCTGCTTGACCAAAATTAACCCCTACAACACCAAAGTCCGCAGGGTCTGAGCCTCCCTTCCTACAACGAAATGGCAGGGTGACGGTGTCCAAATACCCAGAAAAGGAAGCGGAACCTGCGGTGAGGGCCCAGAGGTAACCGACCGGTCTTGCCTCGGGCAGGGTGAGCGCCATCCTGCACCCGGGCCCTACATCCGCTCTCCCTCTGGAGTCTTTCCAGTTACTTCCCAGTCGAAAGCCGGGATTGGGTTTCGGGTCCCGCTCCTGGGCTATAAATACTACCCCCCTACACAcacctctttcccctccccccaacctgGCCAAGGCCAGCGTGGTCGCTCAGAGCCAGTTGTCTCTGCCCGTCCTCCGAGTACCCGCGCTCCAGTAGGACAGGGGCCGGCTGGCTTCGAGAGGCCGAACCCCATTCTCTCCACCCCTCCTGGCTCAGAAGCGGGGTGCTGAGtcactggggtgggggggagaagctATGAACGGGAGGTTG
Coding sequences within:
- the LOC109691074 gene encoding tubulin alpha-4A chain; translated protein: MGELSARTRPPVYKNGAALQLAQFSLRLVTLTLRETQPGLTMRECISVHVGQAGVQMGNACWELYCLEHGIQPDGQMPSDKTIGGGDDSFTTFFCETGAGKHVPRAVFVDLEPTVIDEIRNGPYRQLFHPEQLITGKEDAANNYARGHYTIGKEIIDPVLDRIRKLSDQCTGLQGFLVFHSFGGGTGSGFTSLLMERLSVDYGKKSKLEFSIYPAPQVSTAVVEPYNSILTTHTTLEHSDCAFMVDNEAIYDICRRNLDIERPTYTNLNRLISQIVSSITASLRFDGALNVDLTEFQTNLVPYPRIHFPLATYAPVISAEKAYHEQLSVAEITNACFEPANQMVKCDPRHGKYMACCLLYRGDVVPKDVNAAIAAIKTKRSIQFVDWCPTGFKVGINYQPPTVVPGGDLAKVQRAVCMLSNTTAIAEAWARLDHKFDLMYAKRAFVHWYVGEGMEEGEFSEAREDMAALEKDYEEVGIDSYEDEEEGEE